A single Tenacibaculum sp. 190524A02b DNA region contains:
- a CDS encoding InlB B-repeat-containing protein, with protein sequence MVKKILLIFLFVASAVSAQFPTNNLIKQYGFESGNLLVDGVNGGTLNVSGTSYIEVNDRFNTPPTSAVDLKGSSFNTTYSTVNSTVDTSISFWVKSSTNSSDSKIIFEKSSRSNATNSSGMLGYSVRLENGKIRVQNGYRFTFYNGATAIDNHSILSSREINDGEWHHIVISIFNRSDNIGTSKGVDNFLRIYIDGDLDTNHKKNRRPNTFLNKQLKVTSGHSQNTRKFQIANLDNGTAPANFKYEDIIDDVLVYERLLNTTEINNIGSYNNFCKSISIGILSASNVTESSIDVNISGGHSIDLAYHKISEQFSAATIITNATGKVTISGGTSETYKVYVRRNCGTGNLSPWSTYKIFKNQGVPTYVNENAIGNNDGSSWVDAFTDLNNALAEVYENNSIWIAKGRYLPGTSGRTKSFTISKKGIKIYGGFVGTETEVSQRNISANISVLSGDLLGNDDANIAFSNTTRNDNSYHVIKVNNDDVVIDGFTISGAHANGSTSDDQSGGAIFKSFAKVNLEVANCIIEKNVSISAAAAIFSRFEESGSLTIRNTEIKNNLSRYGTAIYSYTGNNKVATIKIRNSVFNSNTAKDNGATKGHAGSAGWFRAYGTGSTMNCDLTNNTYVNNVNIGTVSGLNNFNRSVVGMSRTNGVFNGNVANCIFWQNTTAGGVLGKSIAQINATLGQSITVKNSIGNDSFSNLPGTKLNTSNSDPLFTDIANEDISLTTNSPAKDTGDNSAMIGASDVAGNIRVHNGTVDMGAYEFGASVYVGKKLTLKAENGSIVSNLIPVDGGYTQGTSVILTATPASGYKFDGWDSDASGTTNPLTVVMNADKVITAKFSRIQYTLTVTNPNGAVTTNPMPINGKYNEGQVVTLNAIPNTGYQFDGWSGDISDITNPINVTMDSNKNITAKFSVICIVNIPDANFKNALLNHSPKIDINNDGNIQCVEANIFTGDLNIRVKNISDLTGIEAFKNITKFNCERNSLSSIDLSSNTALEDIDCSQQQGSLTSLKLPQTGTLKKLNCFNNDISTLDLSGNLNLEDLNCAVNKITSLNTVGLTKLTKVGASYNQIATLDLTTNIGLKELDLNNNKVTALNLSSNIALEKLLCNSNTISSLDVSNNNKLAILNCQNSQLTSINLANGTNAQFTYMNVRTNPNLSCIQIDAGFTPTSTWYKDATASYSTNCNVTYSLTINAINGSVTANPSQTGGTYADGTSVTLTATPDVGYQFDGWSGDVTGSTNPLTITMDTDKTVTAMFSKIQYELTVTKVGNGTIVASPVGTNGMYDEGTVVTLTATPDSGWQFDAWSGDVTGTTTTTTTITITMNANQAVTGTFSQVTAGIDDEKLLKDFSVYPNPTAEVLNVKLQETVNNITIYTIQGKKVMQSKERVINVSELPSGIYLIKIDAKNNKTGLTKFVKQ encoded by the coding sequence ATGGTAAAAAAAATACTTTTAATTTTTTTGTTTGTAGCAAGTGCAGTTAGTGCGCAATTCCCTACAAATAATCTTATAAAACAATATGGCTTTGAAAGTGGTAACCTACTTGTTGATGGTGTAAATGGAGGTACGCTCAATGTATCAGGAACTTCTTATATTGAAGTTAATGATAGATTTAATACTCCACCTACTAGTGCAGTAGATTTAAAAGGAAGCTCATTTAATACAACATATTCAACAGTTAATTCAACAGTTGACACAAGCATCAGTTTTTGGGTAAAATCAAGCACTAATTCATCTGATTCAAAAATAATTTTTGAGAAAAGTTCAAGATCTAATGCTACAAATTCATCAGGGATGTTAGGATATTCAGTAAGATTAGAGAATGGAAAGATAAGAGTACAAAATGGATATCGATTTACTTTTTATAATGGAGCTACTGCTATAGATAATCATTCAATATTATCAAGTAGAGAAATTAATGATGGAGAGTGGCACCATATTGTCATTTCCATATTTAATAGATCAGATAATATTGGAACAAGTAAAGGAGTTGATAATTTTCTTAGAATTTATATAGATGGAGATTTAGATACGAATCATAAAAAAAATAGAAGACCTAATACTTTTTTAAATAAACAGTTAAAAGTAACAAGTGGACATTCTCAAAATACAAGAAAATTCCAAATAGCAAATTTAGATAACGGAACAGCTCCTGCTAATTTTAAATATGAAGATATTATTGACGATGTATTGGTGTATGAACGATTGTTAAATACAACTGAGATAAATAACATAGGCTCATATAATAATTTTTGTAAATCTATTTCAATAGGAATATTATCTGCATCTAATGTAACAGAATCAAGTATTGATGTAAATATTTCTGGAGGGCATAGTATAGATTTGGCATATCATAAAATATCTGAGCAATTTTCTGCAGCAACAATTATAACAAATGCTACAGGTAAAGTAACAATAAGTGGAGGAACATCAGAAACATATAAAGTTTATGTAAGAAGAAATTGTGGAACAGGTAACCTTTCTCCTTGGTCAACATATAAAATTTTTAAAAATCAAGGTGTTCCTACTTATGTAAATGAAAATGCTATTGGAAACAATGATGGTTCTAGTTGGGTAGATGCTTTTACAGATTTAAACAATGCATTAGCTGAAGTATATGAAAATAATTCAATTTGGATAGCTAAAGGAAGATATTTACCAGGAACTTCTGGAAGAACAAAGTCTTTTACAATTTCTAAAAAAGGAATTAAGATATATGGGGGGTTTGTGGGAACGGAAACAGAAGTATCGCAAAGAAATATAAGTGCAAATATAAGTGTTTTATCAGGAGATTTATTAGGCAATGATGATGCAAATATAGCTTTTTCTAATACTACAAGAAATGATAATTCTTATCATGTTATAAAAGTAAATAATGATGATGTGGTTATTGATGGCTTCACTATATCAGGGGCACATGCAAATGGAAGTACATCTGATGATCAATCAGGAGGTGCTATTTTTAAGAGTTTTGCAAAAGTTAATTTAGAAGTAGCAAATTGTATTATAGAAAAGAATGTTTCTATATCAGCAGCCGCAGCAATCTTTTCAAGATTTGAAGAAAGTGGTTCTTTAACAATTAGAAATACAGAGATAAAAAATAATTTATCAAGATATGGAACAGCAATATATAGTTATACCGGAAATAACAAAGTAGCGACTATAAAAATAAGAAATTCTGTATTTAACAGTAATACAGCTAAAGATAATGGAGCTACCAAAGGTCATGCAGGAAGTGCAGGCTGGTTTAGGGCTTATGGAACAGGATCTACAATGAATTGTGATTTAACAAACAACACATATGTGAATAATGTAAACATAGGAACTGTTTCTGGATTGAATAATTTTAATAGATCAGTAGTAGGTATGAGCCGTACCAATGGAGTTTTCAATGGAAATGTAGCCAATTGTATATTCTGGCAAAATACAACAGCCGGAGGTGTATTAGGTAAATCAATAGCGCAAATTAACGCTACTTTAGGGCAGAGCATAACAGTAAAAAACTCAATTGGGAATGACAGTTTTTCAAATTTACCAGGTACAAAGCTTAATACATCCAATTCAGATCCATTATTTACTGATATAGCCAATGAGGATATTTCCTTAACTACAAATTCTCCAGCAAAAGATACTGGTGACAATTCAGCAATGATTGGAGCTTCAGATGTAGCTGGAAACATAAGGGTTCATAATGGTACAGTAGATATGGGAGCCTATGAGTTTGGAGCATCTGTTTATGTAGGAAAAAAATTAACACTTAAAGCTGAAAATGGAAGTATAGTATCAAATCTTATTCCAGTTGATGGAGGGTATACACAGGGAACAAGTGTGATATTAACAGCAACTCCTGCTTCTGGTTATAAATTTGATGGTTGGGATAGTGATGCAAGCGGAACAACAAATCCTTTAACTGTTGTAATGAATGCCGATAAAGTTATTACTGCAAAGTTTAGTAGAATACAATATACATTAACAGTAACGAATCCTAATGGTGCAGTAACAACAAATCCTATGCCTATAAATGGAAAATATAATGAAGGGCAGGTAGTAACTTTAAATGCTATACCAAATACAGGATATCAATTTGATGGTTGGAGTGGAGATATAAGTGATATTACTAATCCAATAAATGTAACAATGGATTCAAATAAAAATATAACCGCTAAATTTAGTGTAATATGTATTGTAAACATACCTGATGCTAATTTTAAAAATGCATTATTAAACCATTCACCAAAAATTGATATAAATAATGATGGGAATATTCAATGTGTTGAAGCTAATATTTTTACTGGAGATTTAAATATACGGGTTAAAAATATTAGTGATTTAACAGGGATAGAAGCTTTTAAAAATATTACAAAGTTTAATTGTGAAAGGAATAGCTTAAGCTCTATAGATCTATCAAGTAATACTGCTTTAGAAGATATTGACTGTTCACAACAGCAAGGTTCATTAACATCTTTAAAACTACCTCAAACAGGAACTTTAAAAAAGTTAAACTGTTTTAATAATGATATAAGCACTTTAGATTTATCAGGAAACCTTAATTTAGAAGATCTAAATTGTGCGGTAAACAAAATAACTTCCTTAAATACAGTGGGTTTGACAAAGTTAACTAAAGTTGGTGCTTCATATAACCAGATAGCAACTCTTGATTTAACTACAAATATAGGTTTAAAAGAATTAGACTTGAATAATAACAAAGTAACAGCTTTAAATCTTTCTTCAAACATAGCTTTAGAGAAACTTCTTTGTAATTCTAATACTATTAGTAGTTTAGATGTGTCTAATAACAATAAATTAGCAATATTAAATTGTCAAAATAGCCAACTAACAAGTATTAACCTAGCTAATGGAACAAATGCTCAGTTTACTTATATGAATGTTAGAACAAATCCTAATTTAAGTTGTATTCAAATTGATGCTGGATTTACACCTACTTCAACATGGTATAAAGATGCTACAGCAAGTTATAGTACAAACTGTAATGTTACTTATTCCCTTACTATTAATGCAATTAACGGTTCAGTAACTGCAAACCCTAGTCAAACAGGAGGAACGTATGCAGATGGAACAAGCGTAACACTAACAGCTACACCAGATGTAGGTTACCAATTTGATGGATGGAGCGGAGATGTAACAGGAAGTACAAATCCTTTAACGATAACCATGGATACAGATAAAACCGTTACGGCTATGTTTAGTAAAATTCAATATGAATTAACCGTAACTAAGGTAGGTAATGGTACTATAGTAGCTTCACCAGTAGGAACAAATGGAATGTATGATGAAGGAACAGTAGTAACTTTAACAGCAACTCCAGATAGTGGATGGCAATTTGATGCATGGTCAGGAGATGTTACAGGTACAACAACAACAACAACAACAATTACAATCACCATGAATGCAAATCAAGCAGTAACAGGAACATTTAGTCAAGTAACAGCAGGAATTGATGATGAAAAGTTATTAAAAGATTTTTCAGTATATCCAAACCCAACGGCTGAGGTATTAAATGTTAAGTTACAAGAAACTGTAAATAATATTACAATTTATACCATTCAAGGTAAAAAAGTAATGCAGTCAAAAGAAAGAGTTATTAATGTTAGTGAACTACCTTCTGGAATTTATTTAATAAAAATTGATGCTAAAAACAATAAAACAGGGTTAACTAAGTTTGTTAAGCAGTAG
- a CDS encoding helix-turn-helix domain-containing protein, with protein MNIEITIVSIFDILSISTAFTLGLLFITSKSKNNKANIFLGLFLWSLSTEVFTSFIDGQEIDVSIIYSGSITISLLFLYVIKTLNHRYETWHILLITPLLDELTDIIPFFLFFTFNIFLLLYTFNILIKHLKNLEDFYSNIENRTLSWIKNIICIYLFFHSFWVIEDLIGLKFEFVTEYFAIVSTILTFIMIYWIGYNGFTQPEIFNTSILTSDEKKLPELAKKNKETVETFNHFTKKIKDNKLFLQKDITIVNLSKQLEINEKELSKLIKIHTKKNFYHFINRFRIEEFKRLLHTEKANRLSLLGLAKESGFQSKSTFYSVFKANEGITPKQYQNQLNKSE; from the coding sequence ATGAATATAGAAATAACAATTGTTAGCATATTTGATATATTATCTATTTCTACTGCTTTTACCTTAGGTTTATTATTTATTACATCAAAATCAAAAAATAATAAGGCTAATATATTTTTAGGTTTATTCTTATGGTCATTATCTACAGAAGTTTTTACATCTTTTATTGATGGACAAGAAATTGATGTATCTATAATATATAGTGGATCAATAACAATTTCTTTACTTTTTTTATATGTCATTAAAACATTAAATCATCGTTATGAAACCTGGCATATTTTGTTAATTACTCCACTTTTAGATGAACTTACTGATATTATACCTTTTTTTTTATTCTTTACATTTAATATATTTCTATTACTATACACTTTTAATATTTTAATAAAACATTTAAAGAATCTAGAAGATTTTTATTCTAATATAGAAAATAGAACTTTGTCTTGGATAAAAAATATTATTTGTATCTATTTATTTTTTCATTCCTTCTGGGTTATAGAAGACCTCATAGGCTTAAAATTTGAATTTGTAACTGAATACTTTGCAATAGTATCAACAATTCTAACTTTTATAATGATTTACTGGATTGGTTATAATGGTTTTACTCAACCTGAAATTTTTAACACATCAATTTTAACCTCTGACGAAAAAAAATTACCAGAATTAGCAAAAAAAAATAAAGAAACTGTTGAAACATTTAATCATTTCACAAAAAAAATCAAGGACAATAAATTGTTTTTACAAAAAGACATTACGATTGTAAATCTTTCAAAGCAGCTTGAAATAAATGAAAAAGAGCTTTCTAAATTAATTAAAATACATACCAAAAAGAACTTTTATCATTTTATTAATCGATTTAGAATAGAAGAGTTTAAACGACTACTTCATACAGAAAAAGCAAACCGTTTATCATTACTTGGACTAGCTAAAGAATCCGGATTCCAATCTAAATCAACATTTTACAGTGTATTCAAAGCTAATGAGGGCATTACTCCTAAACAATATCAAAACCAATTAAATAAGTCCGAATAA
- a CDS encoding LytTR family DNA-binding domain-containing protein, with product MSKIKAIIVDDELNARENLRYLLNEFCKDVEIISEASNVDDAVAEINKHTPNLVFLDIEMPRKNGFQLLEEFTSIDFQIIFVTAYDMYAIKAFEVAALDYLLKPVAIERLQASVKKVEKTIEDAKTTQAHLEVLKENKKNLQKIAIPYKTDYVILDVNDVLCIEADRMYSVVYTRSQKKYMVAKKLSYYENLLCNEKEFIRLHRSWIVNLNKIETYSKKEKEVKLETDFKVPVSKSYKEGFETLFYT from the coding sequence ATGAGTAAGATAAAAGCGATTATAGTAGATGACGAATTAAATGCCAGAGAAAACCTACGTTACTTATTAAATGAGTTTTGTAAGGATGTTGAAATTATTTCAGAAGCATCTAATGTAGATGATGCTGTTGCTGAAATCAATAAACATACTCCTAATTTGGTGTTTCTAGATATAGAGATGCCAAGAAAAAATGGATTTCAATTATTAGAAGAATTTACAAGTATTGATTTTCAAATAATATTTGTTACGGCATATGATATGTATGCTATTAAAGCGTTTGAAGTGGCTGCATTGGACTATTTACTAAAGCCTGTAGCTATAGAAAGGTTACAAGCATCAGTTAAAAAAGTAGAAAAAACTATTGAAGATGCGAAAACAACTCAAGCACATTTGGAAGTACTAAAAGAAAACAAAAAGAACCTTCAAAAAATAGCGATTCCCTATAAAACCGATTATGTTATTTTAGATGTTAATGATGTTTTGTGTATAGAAGCAGATAGAATGTATTCTGTAGTATATACTCGAAGTCAGAAAAAGTATATGGTAGCTAAAAAGTTAAGTTATTATGAAAACTTACTATGTAATGAAAAAGAGTTTATAAGGCTTCATAGATCTTGGATTGTTAACCTTAATAAAATAGAAACCTATTCTAAAAAAGAGAAAGAAGTAAAGTTAGAAACAGATTTTAAAGTCCCTGTAAGTAAAAGTTATAAAGAGGGGTTTGAAACACTTTTTTATACCTGA
- a CDS encoding sensor histidine kinase has product MNLGYRLINLGVTSEISETEEKKIKVLNFCCSFGFLTAVFFLIFDLFLNQLDSLKLYSFLFQVVVFIIIYFLQYKECYNIARIIFLGLVFGTLFYNSNIAFKGFYAEYSYIILPLLALFFFDNKRLHYSVLLIAIVSFYIPNIYLEIYEEENFGYLNVLFLFMGTFLIVNYFKKQNKKNEFRLKLAYVELEDKRRNELAHLQLKSLKAQMNPHFMFNAMNSIQALILKENKHEAYEYLTKFASLIRENLNMSEKSFVYFEEELSLLKKYLELEKLRFQNNFEYKISGIENIRDIKIPSMIIQPFIENAIKHGLLHKTDGVKKVTIEFYQDEVLKCIVIDNGIGIQKSKEINILNNKEASFSTRAIHDRLGLLKDYYKTDIGFTYEKVKQGTKVIIKIPYVNLDE; this is encoded by the coding sequence ATGAACTTAGGATATAGATTAATTAATTTAGGTGTAACTAGCGAGATTTCTGAAACAGAAGAAAAAAAAATTAAAGTATTGAATTTTTGTTGTTCTTTTGGTTTTTTAACAGCTGTATTCTTCTTGATTTTTGACTTATTTTTAAATCAATTAGATTCCTTAAAGCTATATTCTTTTTTATTTCAGGTAGTTGTTTTTATTATTATTTACTTTTTACAATATAAAGAGTGTTATAATATAGCCAGGATAATATTTTTAGGTTTAGTATTTGGGACGTTATTTTATAATTCAAATATAGCTTTTAAAGGGTTTTATGCTGAATATAGCTATATTATATTACCTTTATTAGCACTTTTCTTTTTTGATAATAAAAGATTGCATTATAGTGTGTTGTTAATAGCAATTGTATCTTTTTATATACCTAATATTTATTTAGAAATTTATGAAGAAGAAAATTTTGGGTATTTAAATGTTTTATTTCTTTTTATGGGAACTTTCTTAATTGTGAATTATTTCAAAAAACAAAATAAAAAAAACGAATTCCGATTGAAGTTAGCTTATGTAGAACTAGAAGATAAAAGAAGAAATGAGTTAGCACATTTACAATTAAAGTCATTAAAAGCGCAAATGAATCCTCATTTTATGTTCAATGCAATGAATTCAATTCAAGCATTAATATTAAAAGAAAATAAGCATGAAGCTTATGAATACCTAACTAAGTTTGCTTCATTAATTAGAGAAAACCTAAATATGAGTGAAAAGAGTTTTGTGTACTTTGAAGAAGAGTTATCATTACTTAAAAAATATTTAGAATTAGAGAAGTTACGTTTTCAAAATAACTTTGAGTATAAAATATCTGGAATAGAAAATATTAGAGACATTAAAATACCTTCTATGATTATTCAACCATTTATAGAAAATGCTATAAAACATGGCTTACTTCATAAAACAGATGGTGTTAAAAAAGTAACGATTGAGTTTTATCAAGACGAAGTGTTAAAATGTATTGTAATAGATAATGGAATTGGCATTCAAAAATCAAAAGAAATCAATATACTGAATAATAAAGAAGCTTCTTTCTCAACCAGAGCGATTCATGATAGATTAGGTTTGTTAAAAGATTATTATAAAACAGATATTGGTTTTACTTATGAAAAAGTAAAACAAGGAACAAAAGTTATTATAAAAATACCATATGTAAATTTAGATGAGTAA
- a CDS encoding sensor histidine kinase: MISFLKYWFYNQDKSLSTLDSRRVTILNFCCLIMMVDVLFFFIKRYLQDTLSYKIGVAYIVFVTCFLIVYLLQRNKWYYISKILFIVFFIGTVFYLSNVLFKNIHSEYNYIAIPILALLFFDKKWIHYLMLLLSMFLFFIPYYITKVHSVEYFIPTEKVFLFLILFIVVNFFKSLNSNNEKKLEKAYAELEEKKQGELAHLQLKSLKAQMNPHFMFNAMNSIQALILKENKHEAYEYLTKFASLIRENLNMSEKSFVYFEEELSLLKKYLELEKLRFQNNFEYKISGIENITDIKIPSMIIQPFIENAIKHGLLHKTDGVKKVTIEFYQEEVLKCIVVDNGIGIQKSKEINTLNNKEASFSTKAIHDRLGLLKGYYKTDIGFTYEKVKQGTKVIIKIPYVNLCEE, encoded by the coding sequence ATGATTAGCTTTTTAAAATATTGGTTTTATAATCAAGACAAGAGTTTAAGTACACTTGACAGTAGAAGAGTTACTATTTTGAATTTTTGCTGCTTAATAATGATGGTGGACGTTTTATTTTTTTTTATCAAACGTTATTTACAAGATACATTATCCTATAAAATAGGTGTTGCTTATATAGTTTTTGTAACATGTTTCTTAATAGTTTATCTTTTACAAAGAAATAAGTGGTATTATATATCTAAGATCCTATTTATAGTATTTTTTATAGGTACCGTATTTTACTTATCAAATGTATTATTTAAGAATATTCATTCAGAATATAATTACATAGCAATTCCAATTTTAGCTTTATTGTTCTTTGATAAAAAATGGATTCATTATTTAATGTTATTACTTTCTATGTTTTTATTTTTCATTCCATATTATATAACCAAAGTTCATAGTGTAGAGTATTTTATACCTACAGAAAAAGTCTTTCTATTTCTTATTCTATTTATAGTAGTGAACTTTTTCAAAAGCTTAAATAGCAACAATGAAAAAAAGCTAGAAAAAGCTTATGCTGAACTAGAAGAAAAAAAACAAGGAGAGTTGGCGCATTTGCAATTGAAATCATTAAAAGCGCAAATGAATCCTCATTTTATGTTCAATGCAATGAATTCAATTCAGGCATTAATATTAAAAGAAAATAAGCACGAAGCTTATGAATACCTAACTAAGTTTGCTTCATTAATTAGAGAAAACCTAAATATGAGTGAAAAGAGTTTTGTGTACTTTGAAGAAGAGTTGTCATTACTTAAAAAATATTTAGAATTAGAGAAGTTACGTTTTCAAAATAACTTTGAGTATAAAATATCTGGAATAGAAAATATTACAGACATTAAAATACCTTCTATGATTATTCAACCATTTATAGAAAATGCTATAAAACATGGCTTACTTCATAAAACAGATGGTGTTAAAAAAGTAACGATTGAATTTTATCAAGAAGAAGTATTGAAATGTATTGTAGTTGATAATGGAATTGGCATTCAAAAATCAAAAGAAATCAATACATTAAATAATAAAGAAGCTTCCTTTTCAACCAAAGCGATTCATGATAGATTAGGTTTGTTAAAAGGTTATTATAAAACAGATATTGGTTTTACTTATGAAAAAGTAAAACAAGGAACAAAAGTTATCATAAAAATACCATATGTTAACTTGTGTGAAGAGTAA